The Vibrio echinoideorum DNA window TGAATGGTCAGGAGATTGAAATGTCGGGCATTAGCGACAGTACTGCTCGTCTCGCTACGATGTTGGACAACCTCGAGCGTTCAGATTCTCTGAAAGGGGTCGAGATGCACTCTATCGTTCATAACCGCAAGCGCTTTAATAAAGAGTTTCAGACCTTCAAGGTCTCTTTTGTGTTTAGCCCTGTGTCTTTAGAAAGCACAACCGCGAGCAGAAAAGAGAAGGGGGCGCATCATGGCTAACCTTCAAAATAAGATTAGTTGGCAAAACAGGATGAGTTTGCGAGAGCTCGATGTTGATGAGATCACTGAATGGCCTTTGTTGCCTCAACTGCTAGTGATTATGGTGTTAATGGTGCTTATCCAAGGGGTAGGGACTTGGCTCTATATTCTGCCGTTGGACGATGAACTTCAACAGATGAAGCAACAAGAGCAGACGCTTAAAGCCACTTTGAGAATTAAAGCCAATAAGGTGGCGGCTTTGCCTAAGCTGCAGAGCCAACTAGATGAGTTGACCAGTCGCTACGACTACCTATTAGAGCAACTACCGGTTCAGAAAGAGCTAGCCAGCATGTTGGCCTCAGTGAATGAGCTTGGGTTGGATAATAAACTGACGTTTACGCGGATTGATTGGGGACAGAAGCAAAACAAGGCGTTCCTGTATCTATTGCCACTCAATATCGAACTGACTGGTGATTACCACGAGATTGGTGATTTCTCTGCGGCCATCGCTAAGCTGCCGCGCATTATTAGCTTTGATGATGTGAATTGGCAACGAGTCAGTCAAGAAAGCAGCACACTGCATTTTAGGGTTCGAGCTTATACCTACCAGTTCAAAGCGGAGGTCAATGATGAAACCCAGTAACGTGCTTTATTCCATATTGTTACTGCTTGTGTTGTCGGGCTGCAAAGCGAACGAGGATTCGTTAGATGACTTTGTTGTACACGTCGAAGCTAAGGCCAGGAAAGAGGTGGATCAGCTTGTCCCGGTCACTGAATTTTCAGCCGCTATTTATCAACGTCGAGCTTTTCGTCCCCCCTTTGAACTTCCTAAAGAAGCGATCGTGCAAAACCAACCTTTGGTTAAGAAAAACTGTTGGCAGCCTAGTGTTCGCTCTCGGAATGGCAAGTTAGAAAAGTACCCGCTGAGCAAGCTGCGTTTAAAAGGCGTAATGGGAAGTGGTTCAAATGTACTTGGATTAGTGCAAACGCCGAGAGGCAACGTTGTGAATGTAAAGAAAGGCCAATTCATCGGCTTAAATAACGGTCGGGTCACTAAAGTGACAAGCCAGTACGTTCTGATAAATGAAACTCTTCCAGATGGCCTAGGTTGTTGGCACAAACGCAACGTTAGGTTAGCTCTGAAGTAAACCAATGTCACATGATGTGGATATGAGATGTAACTATGATTAAAGGAATAAGTGGGATAGTGAACAAAGCGCTGCAAGGCATTGTGTTGTCTTTGATGTTGTTTTTTACGGTAACGATTCACGCCGAAACCTCCAACAAGTTGGAGAATATTGATTTCAGGGTAAATAAAGACAAAGACGCGATCATCATTATCGAATTGGCAACCACCACTGCGGTTGTCGATGTTCAGCGAGTGCAAGAGGGCTTAAGTATTGAGTTGATCAATACTCAGGTAGACGACGATAAACTGTATCTACTGGACGTCAGGGATTTTGCGACCTTAGTTGAGGGTATTGAAGTCTTTAGAGAATCGCCGAGCACTCGGCTGTTGGTAAACATCTCCAATGACTACCAATATGAGTACAACCTTAAAGGACGCTTTATTGAGGTTGTTGTGAGTCAGCCTAAGGTCGATAAAGCGGCGGTTGAGAAAAGCATCTTGGAAAAAGAAGGCAAGCTGATATCGATTAACTTCCAAGACATTCCTGTTCGTAATGTTCTTCAATTGATAGCCGATTACAATGATTTCAACTTAGTGGTGTCTGATTCGGTCTCAGGAAATTTAACTTTACGGTTAGATGGCGTCCCTTGGCAGCAAGTTCTCGACATTATCTTGCAAGTTAAAGGATTGGATAAACGCGTTGATGGTAACGTTATCTTAGTGGCACCAAAAGCTGAGCTCGATCTTCGCGAGCAACAAGCGTTAGAAAAATCTCGCTTAGAAGAGGAGTTGGGAGAGCTTAAGTCGGAAATTATCAAGATTAACTTTGCCAAAGCGACCGATATCGCAGACATGATTGGCGGTGATGGCTCGGTGAGTATGCTGTCTGATCGAGGTTCAATTACTATTGATGAGCGTACCAACTCGCTTTTGATTCGAGAGCTAGAAGAAAACATTACGGTGATAAGAGGCATTATTGAATCCTTGGATATCCCGGTAAAACAAGTACAGATAGAGGCACGCATTGTGACGGTTACTGAGGGTAACCTTGATGAACTTGGGGTACGTTGGGGCGTTTCTTCAACAAATGGTAGCTTCACTGTTGGCGGTTCGATAGAAGGTAACCATTTATCTTCAATTACTCCTTATGACGACAATAGTGGAAACAGCGTGATTGATGACTTTCTAAATGTAAACTTGGGTGCGACATCTCCGAATGCTTCAAGCATTGCTTTTCAGGTTGCTAAGCTCGGTTCTGATACTCTGCTCGACCTTGAGTTATCAGCACTACAACAAGAGTCGAAAGCCGAAATTATTTCTAGCCCACGATTAATCACCACCAATAAAAAACCGGCTTATATTGAGCAAGGCACGGAAATTCCCTATTTAGAGTCCTCTTCTAGTGGTGCAACATCGGTCGCATTTAAGAAAGCGGTATTGAGTCTGAAGGTGACACCGCAGATCACGCCAGATAATCGCTTGGTGTTGGATTTGAGTGTGACTCAAGATAGACCAGGGCAAGTTGTGAAAACGGGAACAGGTGAGGCTGTGGCCATTGATACCCAAAGGATTGGCACGCAAGTGCTTGTTAATAATGGTGAAACGGTCGTGCTCGGTGGGATTTTTCAACACAGTGTCAGCAGCACGGTCGATAAAGTTCCTCTGTTGGGAGACTTGCCAGTTTTAGGCGAATTGTTCCGTCGCAGCTATGAAAATGTGGGCAAAAGTGAACTACTTATTTTTGTTACACCTAAAGTTGTGATTCAGTAATGAACAATTAGATTAAAAATAAAGTTGCATTAGTGGCACCTAACCTTGATAATTTCGGGTCTTATCACGAATTATCTGTGAGGAATCGGTGCCACGGGCCTTTTAATTTCAGTACTTGTACTGACCTACCTTGTGGCGATGTCATTGAATTAACGTTGTAAATTACTGCTAAAAACATGGCTGAGAAACGCAATATTTTTCTTGTTGGTCCAATGGGCGCCGGCAAAAGTACAATTGGTAGACACCTAGCTTCCCAACTTCATATGGAGTTTTTAGACTCTGACACTGTGATCGAAGAGCGCACTGGCGCAGACATCGCATGGGTTTTTGATGTTGAGGGCGAAGATGGTTTCCGTAAACGCGAAGAATCTGTAATCAACGATCTGACAGAAGAACAAGGTATTGTTCTTGCGACAGGTGGTGGTTCAGTGCTGAGCAAAGAAAACCGTAACCGTCTATCTGCACGAGGCATTGTTGTATACCTAGAGACAACAATTGAAAAGCAACTTGCTCGCACTAACCGCGACAAGAAACGCCCTCTACTTCAAACAGACAACCCGCGTGACGTGCTAGAAGATCTAGCTGTATCCCGCAACACACTATACGAGGAAGTGTCGGACTACACAGTTCGTACTGACGACCAAAGTGCAAAAGTGGTAGCCAACCAGATCGTAAAAATGCTAGAAGAACGTTAAGTTCATTTTTCGGAGAGCAAACCCATGGAACGGATTACGGTCAATCTAGCTGAGCGTAGCTACCCAATCTCTATTGGCGCCGGGTTATTTGAAGACCCGGCGTACCTTTCTTTTTTATCAGGCAAACAGAAAGTTGTTGTTATCAGTAATGTGACAGTAGCGCCTCTTTATGCTGATAAAATTTTATCGCTATTGGATCAAGTAGGCTGTCAAACTTCTCTTTTAGAGTTGCCAGACGGTGAGCAGTACAAAACCCTCGAAACGTTCAACTCAGTGATGAGCTACATGCTTGAAGGGAATTACAGCCGCGATGTGGTTGTGATTGCTTTAGGTGGTGGTGTTATCGGTGATTTGGTCGGTTTTGCTGCATCTTGTTATCAACGCGGTATTGATTTCATTCAAATCCCGACGACACTTCTTTCTCAAGTGGATTCCTCTGTAGGTGGTAAAACCGCAGTGAACCATCCTCTTGGTAAGAATATGATCGGCGCTTTTTACCAACCAAAATCTGTCATCATTGATATTCACTGTTTATCAACGCTTCCTGAGCGTGAGTTCGCAGCGGGTATTGCTGAGGTAATCAAATACGGCATCATTTACGATGAAGCCTTCTTTGATTGGTTGGAACTGAATCTAGAGAAACTTTATCAACTTGATGAAGAAGCACTGATTACCGCAATTGCTCGTTGTTGTGCAATTAAGGCAGAAGTGGTTGCTCTAGATGAAAAAGAGTCAGGAATCAGAGCGTTATTGAACCTAGGTCATACATTTGGTCATGCGATCGAAGCTGAACTAGGCTATGGTAATTGGCTACATGGTGAAGCTGTGTCTTCAGGAACTGTAATGGCAGCGAAAACCGCTCAATTACAGGGACTGATCTCTCAGCAGCAGCTTGAGCGAATTATTTCTATACTCAAGGATGCGAAACTGCCAGTTCATACGCCAGAAAGCATGTCTTTTGAAGACTTTATGAAGCACATGATGCGTGATAAAAAAGTGCTGTCTGGTCAATTACGCCTGGTATTACCAACAAGTATTGGTACTGCTGAAGTGGTTGCTGATGTGCCTCAGGACATCATTAAACAAGCGATTGATTTCTGCCGTACTCTTTAAATTTGGTTGTGAGGTTGCCTAGCTAAACTCTAGGCAACTGAAGCGTTTTACTGATCGGTCTTATCAGTAGGGATCCCCAATGAGTTTGGCTCATGAATTAAGAGTATTAGAGTTAGAGTCTCAAGTTGAGCTGCTAGAACGCTTACAGCTTTTGACTAACTTTGGTTCAAACCTAGTGACGGTTGCGGGTAAAGCTGGTTCAGGCCGTTCTTGGTTAGCTCAGCGTTATCTTGAGGCGTGGTCGACAGAAAAAAATCAATGCTTACTGCTTTGTCACCCGAGCCAAGACGATCAACAACGTCG harbors:
- the pilO gene encoding type IV pilus inner membrane component PilO — protein: MANLQNKISWQNRMSLRELDVDEITEWPLLPQLLVIMVLMVLIQGVGTWLYILPLDDELQQMKQQEQTLKATLRIKANKVAALPKLQSQLDELTSRYDYLLEQLPVQKELASMLASVNELGLDNKLTFTRIDWGQKQNKAFLYLLPLNIELTGDYHEIGDFSAAIAKLPRIISFDDVNWQRVSQESSTLHFRVRAYTYQFKAEVNDETQ
- a CDS encoding pilus assembly protein PilP, yielding MKPSNVLYSILLLLVLSGCKANEDSLDDFVVHVEAKARKEVDQLVPVTEFSAAIYQRRAFRPPFELPKEAIVQNQPLVKKNCWQPSVRSRNGKLEKYPLSKLRLKGVMGSGSNVLGLVQTPRGNVVNVKKGQFIGLNNGRVTKVTSQYVLINETLPDGLGCWHKRNVRLALK
- a CDS encoding type IV pilus secretin PilQ translates to MIKGISGIVNKALQGIVLSLMLFFTVTIHAETSNKLENIDFRVNKDKDAIIIIELATTTAVVDVQRVQEGLSIELINTQVDDDKLYLLDVRDFATLVEGIEVFRESPSTRLLVNISNDYQYEYNLKGRFIEVVVSQPKVDKAAVEKSILEKEGKLISINFQDIPVRNVLQLIADYNDFNLVVSDSVSGNLTLRLDGVPWQQVLDIILQVKGLDKRVDGNVILVAPKAELDLREQQALEKSRLEEELGELKSEIIKINFAKATDIADMIGGDGSVSMLSDRGSITIDERTNSLLIRELEENITVIRGIIESLDIPVKQVQIEARIVTVTEGNLDELGVRWGVSSTNGSFTVGGSIEGNHLSSITPYDDNSGNSVIDDFLNVNLGATSPNASSIAFQVAKLGSDTLLDLELSALQQESKAEIISSPRLITTNKKPAYIEQGTEIPYLESSSSGATSVAFKKAVLSLKVTPQITPDNRLVLDLSVTQDRPGQVVKTGTGEAVAIDTQRIGTQVLVNNGETVVLGGIFQHSVSSTVDKVPLLGDLPVLGELFRRSYENVGKSELLIFVTPKVVIQ
- the aroK gene encoding shikimate kinase AroK, coding for MAEKRNIFLVGPMGAGKSTIGRHLASQLHMEFLDSDTVIEERTGADIAWVFDVEGEDGFRKREESVINDLTEEQGIVLATGGGSVLSKENRNRLSARGIVVYLETTIEKQLARTNRDKKRPLLQTDNPRDVLEDLAVSRNTLYEEVSDYTVRTDDQSAKVVANQIVKMLEER
- the aroB gene encoding 3-dehydroquinate synthase, which translates into the protein MERITVNLAERSYPISIGAGLFEDPAYLSFLSGKQKVVVISNVTVAPLYADKILSLLDQVGCQTSLLELPDGEQYKTLETFNSVMSYMLEGNYSRDVVVIALGGGVIGDLVGFAASCYQRGIDFIQIPTTLLSQVDSSVGGKTAVNHPLGKNMIGAFYQPKSVIIDIHCLSTLPEREFAAGIAEVIKYGIIYDEAFFDWLELNLEKLYQLDEEALITAIARCCAIKAEVVALDEKESGIRALLNLGHTFGHAIEAELGYGNWLHGEAVSSGTVMAAKTAQLQGLISQQQLERIISILKDAKLPVHTPESMSFEDFMKHMMRDKKVLSGQLRLVLPTSIGTAEVVADVPQDIIKQAIDFCRTL